One window from the genome of Plasmodium relictum strain SGS1 genome assembly, chromosome: 12 encodes:
- a CDS encoding TBC domain protein, putative gives MKLEGKNYDKKDEMKQKNISQRMKKLCSILNSPIIDINELKNILWGGISDEMPFDVREKCWKLALGYLPLNTEDTDKVLKKKRDEYENLKKQYYNKNKLSEEELKILRQIKVDIPRTKSCYNIFINKKIQQISEHVLFIYSVRHPACGYVQGINDLITPFLIVFLRPIVTKKEISSEDIEKINDDELKNVESDLYFCLSKLLEQIQDNYTFGQPGIQRAIIKVKEIVKRIDISLFNHIYNNNIDFIQFSFRWVNCLLLREFPINISVRLLDTYISDICDIFSDFHPYICAVFLVHWSKHLKKMDFQQMLLFMQCFPTQNWKIQDIEYILSEAFVLKNAFQSSPKHFS, from the exons atgaaattagaaggcaaaaattatgataaaaaagatgaaatgAAGCAAAAGAATATTTCACAAAGGATGAAGAAATTATGTTCTATATTAAATAGTCCAATTATTGATAtaa ATgaacttaaaaatatattgtgGGGAGGAATATCAGATGAAATGCCTTTTGATGTAAGAGAAAAATGTTGGAAATTAGCTTTAGGCTACTTACCATTAAATACAGAAGACACTGataaagtattaaaaaaaaaaagagatgaatatgaaaatttaaaaaagcaatattataacaaaaataaattatcagAAGAAGAGTTAAAAATTTTACGGCAAATAAAAGTTGATATTCCAAGAACAAAATCttgttataatatatttatcaataaaaaaatacaacaGATAAGTGAGCATGTTTTATTTATCTACTCTGTTAGGCACCCTGCGTGTGGTTATGTGCAAGGaataaatgatttaattACTCCGTTTTTAATAGTTTTCTTAAGACCAATAGTtactaaaaaagaaataagttCTGAGGATATTGAGAAAATTAACGATGATGAACTAAAAAATGTAGAGTctgatttatatttttgccTTTCAAAGTTATTAGAGCAAATACAAGATAATTATACATTTGGCCAACCAGGAATACAAAGAGCTATAATTAAAGTTAAAGAAATAGTGAAGAGAATTGATATTTCACTTTTTAATCACATATATAATAACAATATTGATTTTATTCAATTTTCTTTTAGATGGGTAAACTGTTTGCTATTAAGAGAATTTCCTATAAATATATCTGTTAGATTGTTGGATACGTATATTAGTGATATCTGTGATATTTTTTCAGATTTTCATCCTTATATTTGTGCTGTTTTTTTAGTACACTGGTcaaaacatttaaaaaaaatggattTCCAGCAAATGCTATTATTTATGCAATGCTTTCCAACGCAAAATTGGAAAATTCAAGACATCGAATATATATTGTCAGAAGcttttgttttaaaaaatgctTTTCAATCATCTCCAAAacatttttcataa
- a CDS encoding elongation factor Tu, putative, translating to MDIIKNLNGNERIRNICILAHVDHGKTTLVDNLISYNKIISDKNIGKVKYLDNREDEQKRQITMKSSSILLTYIYNENYLNEMFIDRDNSKSNSQNEGGANNDDNINKESTNNSENKLTDEKKKNYNDVEKKKSDDKIMGKNKTYLINIIDTPGHVDFSSEVSTCIRICDGSLILIDCIEGICSQTKIVLRQTWKEMIKSILVINKIDKLITNKNMDSISAYEHINNIIEQVNAYIYQLYIEENMNNDSIETSELEKHSYSPTKGNVLLCSSIHSWCVDMNTFSFLFCKKMNINLSNVDKIKKYMWNQYYFNMKEKKILKIPNDAYSSNNNIKKKKKNLFSLVVLDFLWKIYDITIINRDDEKIKNLCLELNISDSFMKKNKQNNIENNTFILTQIMSKFLNFSRSIFNACIEIFPSPKKIDENRLFKIFPSLYNKEIYRNIINCSTDDFTVIYISKYICANLQNNTLVGFKGFYDKNTFLAICRIYSGILYQDMILYICGKSIKTVVKKIYICMGGDLLSINEAYAGNIVAVYLSLIKEDYENNKTNQINFLEKEIIVSSNVSKNSKCYNDSNEKEKREYSYENTHNNFNKQILNESENIFKRNNQIKSTDEHFVNNLGNVDGEDLQYLSNTLMNLIKNKRSKKEYNIFLMNNECIFLNKNVTLSNQKNIDSFILPFTDTCSTILHTIVEPKNIQDMNKFLYGLILLYTCDTSIDIDFNERGEYILKFCGEIHMQKCLSDFVNIYSNIEIKTSDANISVREGINDSYIKVKRKKNKIHDNLKGLYNYYLKIQNSNQFKHSEHFINDDITKENYKIIEDDNSNNTSKEKNNMLKEKNINSLKMESSNSSNNFFKNICLEKDNHFLNILFNYNHNTICNKLNNNSFYVFLSVLNMPENILHFFDKHYSNIQTILENRCISPCFLNYNKVDFSNKNEHFLYKQCLINLEKCVNDLCFSDKVNYKDLIEENINESIMSDSEKREEKENLAKDNNNEKVSFLKKNKNYHLQLWDICVQNGSITLLYIKKYYSKKKNNEYILDNILTNEKYKNIINQRCFVDTYLSDTNNDINIYLNNLCLGFKLASKYGPIAQEPIRGVLFIIEGLIIDESFNEEIFEDINTKEEDLEEKINPGNIIALMKETCLNSMQQNKLRIFEPMLRLNLTCESSVLGKVYNVLLKRRCTILSEEIKDGYFLYCIDAYLPLFNSFKFAEELRSKCSGNVIYDIQFSHWHKLDEDIFLSNDSSTVIYDEDFDIKLTDNTATEIVNYIRRAKGLVTNEKIIQKPEKQCTLKK from the exons atggatattataaaaaatttaaacgGAAATGAGAGAATTCGTAACATTTGCATTTTAGCTCATGTAGATCATGGGAAAACTACTTTGGTTGATAATTTAATtagttataataaaataattagtGATAAAAACATAGGTAAGGTAAAGTATTTAGATAATAGAGAAGATGAACAAAAGCGGCAAATCACTATGAAAAGTTCGAGTATTcttttaacatatatatacaatgaaaattatttaaatgaaatgtTTATTGATAGAGACAATAGTAAAAGTAATTCTCAAAATGAAGGTGGTGCaaataatgatgataatataaataaggaAAGTACGAACAATagtgaaaataaattaacagatgaaaaaaaaaaaaattataatgatgttgaaaaaaaaaaaagtgatgaTAAAATTATGGGAAAAAATAAGacttatttaataaatataattgatACACCTGGTCATGTAGATTTTTCCTCTGAAGTATCAACTTGCATTAGAATATGTGATGGATCATTAATACTTATTGATTGTATAGAGGGTATATGCAGTCAAACAAAAATTGTTTTAAGACAGACTTGGAAAGAAATgataaaaagtattttagttattaataaaattgataaattaataaCAAATAAGAATATGGATAGTATTAGTGCATATGagcatataaataatataattgaaCAAGTAAATGCTTATATTTATCAACTATatattgaagaaaatatgaataatgatAGTATAGAAACTTCTGAATTAGAGAAACATTCTTATTCACCAACAAAAGGAAATGTATTACTATGTAGTAGCATACATAGTTGGTGCGTTGATATGAacactttttcttttttattttgtaaaaaaatgaatataaatctTAGTAATGTtgataaaattaagaaatacATGTGGaatcaatattattttaatatgaaagaaaaaaaaattttaaaaattccaAACGATGCATATTCATCCaataataacataaaaaaaaaaaaaaaaaatttgttttcCTTAGTTGTTCTTGATTTCCTGTGGAAAATTTATGATATTACAATTATAAATAGAGATGATGAGAAGATAAAGAATTTATGTTTagaattaaatatttctgATTCCTTtatgaaaaagaataaacaaaataatattgaaaacaatacttttattttaacaCAAATTATgtcaaaatttttaaatttttcaagGTCTATTTTTAATGCATGTATTGAAATATTTCCATCaccaaaaaaaatagatgagAATAgactttttaaaattttcccttctttatataataaagaaatatatagaaatataattaaCTGTTCTACCGATGATTTTACTGTTATCTATATATCTAAATATATTTGCGCAAATCTGCAAAATAATACTTTAGTTGGATTCAAAGGATTTTACGATAAGAACACCTTTTTAGCTATTTGTAGAATTTATTCAGGAATTCTATATCAGGATatgattttatatatatgcgGAAAAAGTATTAAGACTGTAgttaaaaagatatatatatgtatgggAGGAGATCTTTTATCAATTAATGAAGCATATGCAGGTAACATTGTTGCTGTATATCtttctttaataaaagaagattatgaaaataataaaacaaatcaaataaattttttagaaaaagaaattattgtAAGTAGTAATGTAAGCAAAAACTCCAAATGTTATAATGAttctaatgaaaaagaaaaaagagaatattCTTATGAAAATAcacataataattttaataaacaaattCTGAATGAAtcagaaaatatttttaaaagaaataatcaaataaaaagtaCTGATGAGCATTTTGTTAACAACCTTGGAAATGTTGATGGGGAAGATTTACAATATTTGTCCAATACCTTAatgaatttaattaaaaataaaagaagtaaaaaagaatataatatatttttaatgaataatgaatgcatatttttaaataaaaatgtcaCATTAtcaaatcaaaaaaatattgattcttttattttacctTTTACTGATACATGCTCAACCATATTACATACAATAGTAGAACCTAAAAATATTCAAGATATGAACAAATTTCTATATGGCTTAATTTTACTATACACATGTGATACATCAATAGATATAGATTTTAATGAAAGAGGAGAATATATTTTGAAGTTTTGTGGTGAAATACATATGCAGAAATGCCTCTCAGATTTTGTTAATATATACAgtaatatagaaataaagaCATCAGATGCTAATATTTCTGTTAGAGAGGGTATTAATGATAgttatataaaagtaaaaagaaaaaaaaataaaatccatgataatttaaaaggtttatataattattatttaaaaatacaaaattcaAATCAATTTAAGCATTCAGAACATTTCATAAATGATGATATAactaaagaaaattataaaattatagaagATGATAATAGTAACAATACAAGcaaagagaaaaataatatgctTAAAGAGAAgaatattaattctttaaaaatggAAAGTAGTAATAGTTcaaataacttttttaaaaatatatgtttagaaaaagataatcattttttaaatatattatttaattacaaTCATAATACCATATGTAATAAactaaataataattcattttatgtttttttgaGTGTTTTAAATATGCCTGAAAATATATTgcatttttttgataaacaTTATTCCAATATACAAACTATATTAGAAAATAGATGTATTTCTCCTtgctttttaaattataataaagtgGATTTTTCCAACAAAAATGAGCATTTTTTGTATAAACAATGTTTAATTAATTTAGAGAAATGTGTAAACGATTTATGTTTTTCTGACAAAGTTAATTATAAAGATTtaattgaagaaaatataaatgaatcaATAATGAGTGATTCAGAGAAaagagaagaaaaagaaaatttagcaaaagataataataatgaaaaggtgagttttttaaaaaaaaataaaaattatcatttacAACTATGGGATATTTGTGTGCAAAATGGAAGTATCACAttattatacataaaaaaatattatagtaaaaaaaaaaataatgaatatatacTTGACAATATCTTAACAAatgagaaatataaaaatataattaaccAGCGATGCTTTGTTGATACATATTTATCTGATacaaataatgatataaatatttacttaaataatttatgtcTTGGTTTCAAACTAGCATCAAAATATGGACCAATAGCACAAGAACCAATcag aggtgttttatttataattgaaGGATTAATAATCGATGAATCatttaatgaagaaatattTGAAGATATAAATACAAAAGAGGAAgatttagaagaaaaaataaatccaGGTAATATCATTGCTTTAATGAAAGAAACTTGTTTAAATTCTATGCAACAAAATAAGCTAAGAATTTTTGAGCCAATGTTAAGGCTAAATTTAACTTGT